The stretch of DNA GGTGCGGAAACGCTGGCGATCGAGTACAGATCGCCGTTCGGTGCCCGGAAGTTCCCGGTGATCGGGTCGTACGGGACGCTGGTGGTGCCGTCGGGGACAATCGCCTGCGGGGGCGTCCACGAAGCCGGCGCGACGGTCAGGGGATCGGGAACTTCGGGAGCCGGCCGGCTCGCGATCGGTCCCGTGTCCGGTGCGCCGGTGTCGGTCGACGGGGGAGAATACGGTTGTCCGGGCCGTGCCAGCATTTCCGGCCAGGTGGACGGCAGGCCGCCGGGGCAGTTCGCGATCTCGGCGGTGCGCACCGCGGGATTCGTCGCGCACGGGATGTTCCGTGCGCCACGTGCGACGCGCGGATCTGCCTGTGGGAGCTTGCAGTAGGAATTTTCCGGAGCCGGAGCCGAGCTGACGTCGCTCGGGTCGCGGCGCTGCGTTTCCTGGTAACCCTCGGTGCAGGGGAGCGGGTTCGCGGAGTTGCCGAGTTTGACGTCCAGGGCGCCCTGGCCGTACACCCGGTCGTCAGTTTGGACTCCGCGGTGCATGTAGTTGATCGACGCGGACACCGCCGGATAGATCACCAGGATCTGGTGTATCCCGGGGATGTTGACCCGTGCCACCTCACCCACGGTCTGAAGATTCGCCAGCAGCAGCGGAACGGTGGGGCGGACGTCGTCGAGGGTGCCGCTGACCGTGTCGAAGAACTGGGAACCGTTGTCGAGGACACCGCGAACCTGCGCGTCGCTCATCACCAACTGCTCGGAGAACGAGGACAGATCACGGGAGAAGCTCGCGATGTCGGCGCGGGAGTCGGCACCGGCCTCGAGGACGGGTTCGGCGTCGTCGAGCAGTGTTCTGGTGGAACCGATCTTGGCCTGTGCGAGTTCGATCAGCGGGCGCGAGGAGTCGATGAGCCGCGACAGGGCCGGTCCCGCCCCGTTGAAGGCGGTGTAGGCCTCGTCGACCGTGACCCGGAGATCGTCCTTGGGCAGCTCCGACAGGAGCACGTTCACCTTGTCGACGACCTCGGAGGCGGGCACCGGGATCTCGGTGTTCTGCTCGGTGATCACGTCACCGTCCTCGAGGAAGGGGCCCTCCGAGGACGCCGGAACGATGTCCAGATACTGCTCGCCGATGGCCGAGACGCTGCGCACGAATGCCTGGCTGTTCGCCGGAACAGCGAAGTCCGAATCGAGCTGCAGTTCCGCGGACGCCCGATCCGGGCGGACGTCGATCGACTTCACGACGCCGACGTCGACGCCGCGATACGTCACCAGGGAGTTCACATAGAGTCCTCCGGCGCGGTCGAACTCCGCCGTGATCGTGTACATGCCGATCCCGGTGACCCTCTTCAGCCCGAGATAGTTGACCGCAGCGTTGCCGACCGCGAGAACGGCCACCACGCTGAAGACGATGAGCTGGAAGCGAACGAGTTTCGATCTCATCAGCGCGGTGCTCCGTTCTTCGGTGCGGACGTTGCGGGCCCGCCGGATGTCGTTGCACCGGTGGGTGCCAGCAGCGGATTCACCGCTTGGCGAGCCGGGTTCAGTCCCGCCAGCTCGTCGAGGGGGATGCTGCCGAGAACCTTGCCGCCTACCGTCTCGGCGCTGACGTCGAGCGTGAGGAAGAGATTCATGTAGTCACCCTTGATGGCGCGCTGAGTCGTGGTCACCGGGAACGGGACCGTCGCCGCGATCTTGAGTGCTTCCGGGAGGTGATCGCCGGCCGCGGTGAGCTGCGAGAGTACCGGCTGGAGAGACCGCAGATTCGCGTCGAGGTCGTCGCGGCTGCTCTCGAGCACCTTCGTGGCGACCTCGCCGAACCGTCCCACGTCGTTCAGCATGGTCGTGAGTTGCTTCTGCTGCTCGTCCAGGATCTGCATCGCCGGCTGGATCGAGGTGATCCCTCGGTCGATCGTCTGATTCTGGCTGGCGAGTTCCGCGCCGAGGCGGTCGAGACCGTCGATCGCGCGGACGATGTCGTCGCGCTGTTGATCGACTCCACCGACGAACTCTTCGAGGTTGCCGAAGAGGCTGCGCAACGATTCCTCGCGGCCACCCAGAACACGATTGAGTTCGGAGGTCACGGTGCGGATCTGTTGCAAACCACTACCGTTGAGCACGAGGGCCAGCGCCGAGAGCACCTCCTCGGTGGACGGGTACTGACTGGTGCGGTCGAGGGGGATCACGTCGCCGTCGGCGAGTGCGCCGACCGCCTCGACACCGGGCGGCACCGTCAGCTCGAGGTACTGGGAGCCGAGCACGCTGGTTTGCGCGAGCTTGGCGCTGACGTTCGCCGGGATCTCGGCCTCGGGATCGATTTCGAGTGTCAGTTTGGCGCCCCAGTTGTCACCCGTGATGTGGCTGATGTTCCCCACGATGACGTTGTTGGCCTTCACCGGCGAGTTTCCCACCAGATTCTGGATGTCCGCCAGTTCGACCGTCACCTCGTGTGCGTCACCTCCGACCACGTTGCCGGGCAGTCCGATCGAATTGATTCCGTCGAATCGGCACCCGGCCGCCGCGGCCACGACGCCGACGAGCATGGTCGCGGTGAGCGCCGACCTCCGAATTGAGTTCGTCATCGTGGTCCCTCCGGAAGAATGAGGTTCTGGAGACTCGTGGTGATGGAGGAAACGGGATCACTCGGGCCGGGGGATCCCGGAACGCCCGCCGGCGGAGTCGGATTGGCGACCGGTGCCGACGTTGCCTGTTGCACGGCCGCATTGGCCAGGGGTGCGGCGAAAGCTCCTGCAGCAGTCGCGCATTCATTCGCCGGTGCGTCGACCGTGGTCAAGAGCGCGCAGATGAGCGAGCGCGGGTCCGGCATCTCGGGCACGGCGAGGGCACCCGTGAGTGAGTTGGCGTCGGGATCGTAGATGTTGTAGAAGTCCGACAGCGCCGTCGGTCCGGCGTGCAGGATCGACATCAGGGTGTCCTGCCGGTCGACGAGCAACCGGGTGATGGTTTCGAGCTGCCCGGTATTCTCGACCAGTGCCCCACGGTTGTCTTCGACGAACTTCGTGACTTCCTGGAACGTGGTCAGCATGCTGCTGAGCAGTGCGTCGAGTTCGGTCCGGTTCGCGTTGAGCAGTCCCGACACGTTGGCCAGTTCACCGCTGAACGCCCGGATCTGCTGGTCGCTCGCGGCGAGGGCGGTGGTGAACTTCTGCAGGTTCTCGACGGTGCCGAACAGAGCCTCGCCGCTCGCGTTCAGTGTGGTGGCGGCGTCCGAGAGGTGGGTGAGGGAATCGTGCAGCGCGCTGCCCGTTCCGTCCAGCGTGTGGGCAGTGCTGCTCACGAAGCGATTGAGGGAACCGTCCGGGTGCTCCGGGGTGCGGCCCGCATCCTCGCTGAGCTTGACCACCTGCTTCTTGATCTCGTCGAACTCGACCGGCACGGCGGTCCGGTCGAGGGGGATCTCGTCACCGTCCGACAGGGTCGGTCCACCCGAGTACGCCGGCGCGAGCTGAATGTAGCGGCCGGTCACCAGGGTCGGGGCGACGACCGCAGCCTTCGCGTCGGCGGGGACGTCGTACTCGTTGTCGTAGTCGAACTCCACCCGGACGCGTTCGCCGTCCGGTTCGATCGTCGTGATGCGGCCGACCTCGACGCCGAGAATCATCACCCGGTCTCCGACGTACATGCCGGTGGTGTTCCGGAAGTAGGCCGTGACGTGGTTGACGGAGTGGTTTTCGATCCAGGCGGCCGTCAGCAACCCGACGAGGGCCACGGCGATCATCACGGCGAACAGCCTTGCCGGCAGTTCCCGTGCCGTGTCGCGTACCGATGCCATCAGCGCGGCCCCCCGAAACTTCCCGGAAGCTGCCCGGACAGATTGGCCGGGACGATGTTGTGCAGCAGCACCCCGAAGAACGGTCCGCTGCCCACCGCCTCACCGACCTGCCTCGCGAACCGTTCGAGGCCGGTGAGCGATGCGTTGATGTTGTCGTAATTGCTGTTCAATGTGGCCACCAGAGTCTTCATCTGATCGAGAGTGGGTCCGAGTGTTGCCGCGTTGTCGCGGGACAGCCCGGTGAGCGCGTCGGCCACCTGACGGGACTGCACGAGGACGCGATGGATGGTGTCCGCCCGGTTGTTCAGCGCGGCGAAGAGCGACTGGCCTTGGCCGAACAGCGCGGAGACCTGGCCGTCTCGATCCGCGAGGATCTTGGACACGTCGGCCGCACCCGCGAGCAACCGACGCAGTTCCTCGTCCCGGCTCGATACCGTCTCGGACAGGCGGGACAGGCCGTCGAGAGAGGACCGCAGGTCCGGCGGAAGCTCGTCTTCGACCGAAGAGACCTGCTCGAGTGCGCCGGACAGGTTGACGGTGTCGGTCTCGGACACCTTGTCGGTGACTTCCTCGAGCGCCCGCGTGATGTCGTATCCCGAGCTGGTCTGTGCCAGGGGGATGGTCGCGTTGTCGGCGAGTTCGCCGTGACGCCCGGGAGTGATCTCCACGTACCGCCGACCGAGAGCAGTTTCGACCTTGATCGCTGCCGTCGTGTCGTCACCGAGCCCGACCGCGCCACTGTCCACGTCGAACTCGACGTCGACCTTTCCACCGCTGATCGAAAGCTCCT from Rhodococcus opacus B4 encodes:
- a CDS encoding MCE family protein, coding for MTNSIRRSALTATMLVGVVAAAAGCRFDGINSIGLPGNVVGGDAHEVTVELADIQNLVGNSPVKANNVIVGNISHITGDNWGAKLTLEIDPEAEIPANVSAKLAQTSVLGSQYLELTVPPGVEAVGALADGDVIPLDRTSQYPSTEEVLSALALVLNGSGLQQIRTVTSELNRVLGGREESLRSLFGNLEEFVGGVDQQRDDIVRAIDGLDRLGAELASQNQTIDRGITSIQPAMQILDEQQKQLTTMLNDVGRFGEVATKVLESSRDDLDANLRSLQPVLSQLTAAGDHLPEALKIAATVPFPVTTTQRAIKGDYMNLFLTLDVSAETVGGKVLGSIPLDELAGLNPARQAVNPLLAPTGATTSGGPATSAPKNGAPR
- a CDS encoding MCE family protein — translated: MASVRDTARELPARLFAVMIAVALVGLLTAAWIENHSVNHVTAYFRNTTGMYVGDRVMILGVEVGRITTIEPDGERVRVEFDYDNEYDVPADAKAAVVAPTLVTGRYIQLAPAYSGGPTLSDGDEIPLDRTAVPVEFDEIKKQVVKLSEDAGRTPEHPDGSLNRFVSSTAHTLDGTGSALHDSLTHLSDAATTLNASGEALFGTVENLQKFTTALAASDQQIRAFSGELANVSGLLNANRTELDALLSSMLTTFQEVTKFVEDNRGALVENTGQLETITRLLVDRQDTLMSILHAGPTALSDFYNIYDPDANSLTGALAVPEMPDPRSLICALLTTVDAPANECATAAGAFAAPLANAAVQQATSAPVANPTPPAGVPGSPGPSDPVSSITTSLQNLILPEGPR
- a CDS encoding MCE family protein — translated: MAQKSFLERDAFRMGLIGTAVLIGVLFLALNFKSIPGISGATTYHAEFADASGLAVGDTTQIAGVKVGEVKELSISGGKVDVEFDVDSGAVGLGDDTTAAIKVETALGRRYVEITPGRHGELADNATIPLAQTSSGYDITRALEEVTDKVSETDTVNLSGALEQVSSVEDELPPDLRSSLDGLSRLSETVSSRDEELRRLLAGAADVSKILADRDGQVSALFGQGQSLFAALNNRADTIHRVLVQSRQVADALTGLSRDNAATLGPTLDQMKTLVATLNSNYDNINASLTGLERFARQVGEAVGSGPFFGVLLHNIVPANLSGQLPGSFGGPR
- a CDS encoding MCE family protein, yielding MRSKLVRFQLIVFSVVAVLAVGNAAVNYLGLKRVTGIGMYTITAEFDRAGGLYVNSLVTYRGVDVGVVKSIDVRPDRASAELQLDSDFAVPANSQAFVRSVSAIGEQYLDIVPASSEGPFLEDGDVITEQNTEIPVPASEVVDKVNVLLSELPKDDLRVTVDEAYTAFNGAGPALSRLIDSSRPLIELAQAKIGSTRTLLDDAEPVLEAGADSRADIASFSRDLSSFSEQLVMSDAQVRGVLDNGSQFFDTVSGTLDDVRPTVPLLLANLQTVGEVARVNIPGIHQILVIYPAVSASINYMHRGVQTDDRVYGQGALDVKLGNSANPLPCTEGYQETQRRDPSDVSSAPAPENSYCKLPQADPRVARGARNIPCATNPAVRTAEIANCPGGLPSTWPEMLARPGQPYSPPSTDTGAPDTGPIASRPAPEVPDPLTVAPASWTPPQAIVPDGTTSVPYDPITGNFRAPNGDLYSIASVSAPKLEEELTWQALLLR